A section of the bacterium genome encodes:
- a CDS encoding DUF1614 domain-containing protein: MFFLPFSLILLLIFFILLLPVFLFLIQIEIIRIALSKLGLSPAFAFFILLLSLIGSGINIPIYSKEATIIPPSRDLFFLFQPFGLPQLQTEQVIAINVGGAIIPILLCIYLLPKAPPLPTLFATIISTIVCFKLSRVIPGLGITIPALIPPLVSVSLAFLFSPGNKIPVAYISGVLGVLIGADLLNLANLPPYPGVMSIGGAGVYDGIFLVGIISVLLA; encoded by the coding sequence ATGTTCTTTCTGCCTTTTTCTTTAATTTTGCTTTTGATATTTTTTATTCTTCTGTTACCTGTTTTTCTTTTTTTAATTCAAATTGAGATAATAAGGATTGCTTTGAGTAAACTTGGACTATCTCCTGCTTTTGCTTTTTTTATTCTCCTTCTTTCTCTTATTGGAAGCGGGATAAACATACCTATTTACAGCAAAGAAGCAACAATTATTCCACCTTCAAGAGATTTATTCTTTTTATTTCAACCTTTCGGACTTCCTCAATTACAGACAGAACAGGTTATAGCCATTAATGTCGGAGGAGCAATAATTCCAATTTTACTCTGCATCTATTTATTACCTAAAGCACCTCCTCTACCTACTTTATTTGCAACTATTATCTCAACAATTGTCTGTTTTAAATTATCAAGAGTTATTCCAGGACTTGGTATTACAATTCCTGCTTTAATTCCCCCACTTGTTAGTGTTTCACTTGCATTTTTGTTTTCTCCTGGAAATAAAATACCTGTTGCCTATATTTCTGGAGTTCTCGGTGTTTTAATAGGTGCTGATTTACTAAATTTGGCAAATTTACCACCCTATCCTGGAGTTATGAGTATTGGTGGTGCAGGTGTTTATGATGGTATTTTTCTTGTTGGTATAATATCAGTTCTTCTTGCATAA